In Amycolatopsis coloradensis, one genomic interval encodes:
- a CDS encoding inositol monophosphatase family protein, with product MTDHAALLSVAREAVAKATGIIRSMTSFSVAAKGDRDMVTDVDLAVEDAVREFLARETPEIGILGEERGHQGDKDLWWALDPVDGTANFARGIPLCGVSLGLVDGLKSTVAAISLPFLDVTYTAAEGQGAYAGEERLEASKATKLSDAIVSIGDFAVGEGAEAKNRVRMALLAELGGRVQRVRFLGSAAIDLAWVAEGKLDASVILSNQPWDTMAGVLLVREAGGVVVDTDGGDHTVRSAATIAVGAGLRDEIVGAIARAAG from the coding sequence ATGACCGACCACGCCGCATTGTTGTCCGTGGCCCGCGAGGCCGTCGCCAAGGCGACCGGGATCATCCGCTCGATGACGTCGTTTTCCGTTGCCGCCAAAGGCGATCGCGATATGGTGACCGACGTCGACCTCGCCGTCGAGGACGCCGTCCGCGAATTCCTCGCCCGCGAGACGCCGGAGATCGGCATCCTCGGCGAGGAACGCGGCCATCAGGGCGACAAGGACCTCTGGTGGGCGCTCGACCCGGTCGACGGCACGGCGAACTTCGCGCGCGGCATCCCGCTGTGCGGCGTTTCGCTCGGGCTCGTCGACGGTCTCAAGAGCACTGTCGCCGCGATCTCCCTGCCGTTCCTCGACGTCACCTACACCGCCGCCGAAGGGCAAGGCGCGTACGCGGGCGAAGAGCGTCTTGAAGCCTCGAAAGCGACGAAGCTGTCGGACGCGATCGTGAGTATCGGCGACTTCGCGGTCGGCGAGGGCGCGGAGGCCAAGAACCGCGTCCGGATGGCGCTGCTCGCCGAACTCGGCGGCCGCGTGCAGCGGGTCCGCTTCCTCGGCTCCGCGGCGATCGACCTGGCCTGGGTCGCGGAGGGCAAACTCGACGCGAGCGTCATCCTCTCCAACCAGCCGTGGGACACGATGGCAGGTGTCCTGCTCGTACGGGAGGCCGGGGGAGTGGTCGTCGACACCGACGGCGGCGACCACACGGTGCGTTCGGCGGCCACCATCGCGGTCGGTGCCGGGCTGCGTGACGAGATCGTCGGCGCGATTGCGCGCGCGGCGGGCTGA
- a CDS encoding creatininase family protein, producing MDLFPTATTADERIRGAEVAVLPVGSFEQHGAHLPLATDALIATTIAGALAAAYPVLRLPPITIGCSHEHADWTGTVSISAATLYAVVNDVAASLRRSGVPKLVLVNAHGGNYVLSNVVQESTSPMALFPGVEGWQAAHDAAGLETSLDSDMHAGELETSLLLHAHPSLVRPGFTEADHLADDRRHLLTVGLRPYSDSGVVGRPSRATAEKGRLVLESLVENFRDTLAALS from the coding sequence ATGGACCTGTTCCCGACGGCCACGACGGCCGACGAGCGCATCCGCGGCGCCGAGGTCGCGGTGCTGCCCGTCGGCAGTTTCGAACAGCACGGAGCGCACCTCCCGCTCGCCACCGACGCCCTGATCGCGACGACGATCGCCGGCGCCCTCGCCGCGGCGTACCCGGTGCTGAGGCTCCCGCCGATCACGATCGGTTGCTCACACGAACACGCGGACTGGACGGGCACGGTCAGTATTTCGGCCGCGACCCTGTACGCCGTGGTGAACGACGTCGCGGCCTCCCTGCGCCGTTCCGGCGTACCGAAACTGGTGCTGGTGAACGCGCACGGCGGCAACTACGTCCTGTCCAACGTGGTCCAGGAGTCGACGTCGCCGATGGCGCTCTTCCCCGGCGTCGAGGGCTGGCAGGCGGCGCACGACGCGGCCGGGCTGGAGACGTCGCTGGACAGCGACATGCACGCCGGGGAACTGGAGACCTCCCTTCTGCTGCACGCGCACCCATCGCTGGTCCGGCCCGGTTTCACCGAGGCGGATCACCTCGCCGACGACAGGCGGCACCTGCTGACGGTGGGCCTGCGCCCGTATTCGGATTCCGGGGTGGTCGGGCGGCCTTCGCGGGCGACGGCGGAGAAGGGACGGCTGGTGCTGGAGTCACTGGTGGAGAACTTCAGGGACACCCTGGCCGCGCTCAGCTGA